The DNA region GCCACACGCCGCCCGACGCCTCCGGGGCTTCCGCTTCCGGCAGCCAGCCGTCCCCGCTGGCACTGGCAGGCGCGCCGCCGTCCAGCACGCCCAGCGCCTCCTCCGCCGCCAGACGCTCGGCCTCGCGTTTGCTGCGGGCCTCCCCGTGCCCGAGCACCTGCCCGCCCGAGCGGACCACCGCGCGGAACACCCGCTCGTGCGCCGGGCCGGCCGCGGTCACGTCGAACTCCGGCGTGCCCCGACCGAGGGACAGCAGGCGCGCAATCAGGTCACCCTTCGCGTTCATGCGCCCAGCCTACCGCGCGCCTGCGGCCCGCATGAGCGGGCCCTGTGCAGTACGCTGGTTTCCCGGAAGGCAACCCCGCTCACCCCCACCCGGGGCGTGCCGGCGCCCTGCCCGCGACCCGCGAGCCTCCGGAGGCCCCATGACGAACCCGACGAACGCCGCCCCCCCGCCCAGCGCCCCCGAACCGCGCGTGAACGACCCGGCCCGGCGCGTGGTGCTGGGCCTGCAGCACTCCATCGCCATGTTCGGCGCGACGGTGCTGGTGCCGATCCTGGTGGGCCTGTCACCCAGCGTGGCGCTGTTCGGCGCGGGGCTCGCCACGCTGCTCTTTCACCTGCTGACCGGCGGGCGCGTGCCGATCTTCCTGGGCAGCTCGTTCGCGTTCATCGCGCCCACCGCGCTGGTCGTCAAGGAGATGGGTCCGGCGGCGGCCGGCGGGGGCCTGATCGCCGCGGGCGCCATGTACCTGCTGTTCAGCGGGCTGGTGAAGGTGTTCGGCACGGACCGGCTGCTGCGGGTGTTCCCGCCGGTCGTGACCGGCCCGGTGATCATCGTGATCGGCCTGGGCCTGAGCAGCGTCGCCGTGAACCAGGC from Deinococcus ficus includes:
- a CDS encoding putative dsRNA-binding protein; this translates as MNAKGDLIARLLSLGRGTPEFDVTAAGPAHERVFRAVVRSGGQVLGHGEARSKREAERLAAEEALGVLDGGAPASASGDGWLPEAEAPEASGGVWPVYAAVLAQALDTATEFAAEDASLDDVRRDAARLYRELLADLGHGPE